The Gordonia westfalica DNA segment CGTTCTCGCTGCCGCAGATGGCGGGTCGAATACCGAAGTGGCACAACGACTCGGCCTCAACCGAGGTACCGTGCGGCGATGGCGAGGCCGGTTCGTCGAGCACCGCTGCGAGGGGTTGCTCGACGAACCCCGGCCCGGGCGACCTCGAACCGTCGGCGACGAGCAGATCAAAGACCTGATCACCGCAACTCTCGAGACCACTCCGAAGAATGCGACACACTGGTCGACTCGGTCGATGGCTGAGCATCTCGACATGTCGCAGTCAACTGTTTCGCGTGTATGGAGAGCGTTCGGATTGGCTCCACACAAACAGGATTCGTGGAAGCTGTCGAAAGATCCCATGTTCACCGAAAAGGTCCGCGACGTCGTCGGGCTCTACATGAACCCACCCGAACGTGCCCTGGTGCTCTGCGTTGACGAGAAGACCCAGATCCAAGCGCTCGATCGCACCCAGCCGATCTTTCCCATGCTCCCGGGCACCCCGCAACGGGCCAGCCACGACTACGTGCGCAACGGCACCTCCAGCCTGTACGCGGCGTTGGACATCGCGTCGGGCAAAGTCATCGGTTCGCTTCACTCACGGCATCGCGCAACGGAATTCATCGGATTCCTCCGCAAGATCGACGCCGAGGTACCCGACGAGCTCGACGTCCACCTGGTCATGGACAATGCCTCCACCCACAAGACACCCGCGGTCAAGCGATGGCTGACCGCGCACCCGCGGTTTGTTGTCCACTTCACCCCCACCAGCTCATCCTGGATGAACCTCGTCGAACGCTGGTTCGCCGAACTGACCACCAAGAAACTCCAACGCTCCACCCACCGCACCGTACGAGCACTCAATGCCGACATCAGAGCGTGGATCGAGACCTGGAACGACAACCCCCGCCCCTACGTGTGGGTCAAGACCGCTGACCAGATCCTCGACTCCATCGCCCACTACTGCACACGAATTAATGACTCAGGACACTAGCAGACTCCGGCACGAATGGTTTGGCGGGCGGGTCAACGCCTCTCGGCGCTGGTGGGACTGCGGGGGCAGGTGCGCCTAGCGGTAACGGTGGACCCGGTGGTGCAGGCGCGAACGTGTCGCCGGCAACTCAAACGAAGTGTGGCGGCGCCGGTGGTGGTGGCGGTGG contains these protein-coding regions:
- a CDS encoding IS630 family transposase, with the translated sequence MATRGPRAVDIVLTDDERRELEGWARRRTTASGLAMRSRIVLAAADGGSNTEVAQRLGLNRGTVRRWRGRFVEHRCEGLLDEPRPGRPRTVGDEQIKDLITATLETTPKNATHWSTRSMAEHLDMSQSTVSRVWRAFGLAPHKQDSWKLSKDPMFTEKVRDVVGLYMNPPERALVLCVDEKTQIQALDRTQPIFPMLPGTPQRASHDYVRNGTSSLYAALDIASGKVIGSLHSRHRATEFIGFLRKIDAEVPDELDVHLVMDNASTHKTPAVKRWLTAHPRFVVHFTPTSSSWMNLVERWFAELTTKKLQRSTHRTVRALNADIRAWIETWNDNPRPYVWVKTADQILDSIAHYCTRINDSGH